One Notolabrus celidotus isolate fNotCel1 chromosome 18, fNotCel1.pri, whole genome shotgun sequence DNA window includes the following coding sequences:
- the sost gene encoding sclerostin, which translates to MQVSPALLVSSSALLLLLRLLLLQGCCCTAVKGWKGLKNDGTEISPEFRDNSGTPRETMLQASNGGNNSNSNSNSNSNSNSNSNSNSNSNNRPNAGRPTNTVYSASELSCRELRSTRYITDGSCRSAKPVKELVCSGQCMPPHLMHNGIARGKWWRNNASEYRCIPAHSRTRRVQLHCPNGNTRTYKIRVVTSCKCKRFRPHHNQSMAKEVPKRPRNKKLSRLPQDRSKNSSPLNGNSY; encoded by the exons ATGCAGGTGTCTCCGGCTCTCCTCGTCTCCAGCTccgcgctgctgctgctgctgaggctgctgctgctgcagggatgCTGCTGCACGGCCGTGAAGGGATGGAAGGGACTAAAGAACGATGGCACGGAGATTTCACCAGAGTTCAGAGACAACAGTGGGACGCCACGGGAGACGATGCTGCAGGCGAGCAACGGcggcaacaacagcaacagcaacagtaacagtaacagcaacagcaacagtaacagcaacagcaacagcaacagcaataaCAGGCCAAACGCAGGGAGGCCGACAAACACTGTATACA GTGCTTCGGAGCTGAGCTGCAGGGAGCTGCGTTCCACCCGCTACATCACCGATGGATCCTGCCGCAGCGCCAAGCCCGTGAAGGAGCTGGTGTGCTCGGGTCAGTGCATGCCCCCGCACCTCATGCACAACGGCATCGCTCGAGGCAAGTGGTGGAGGAATAATGCATCGGAATACCGCTGCATCCCGGCCCACTCCCGGACACGGAGGGTCCAGCTGCACTGTCCCAACGGCAATACTCGGACTTACAAAATCCGCGTGGTCACCTCTTGCAAGTGCAAGCGCTTCAGGCCTCATCATAACCAATCGATGGCCAAGGAGGTCCCGAAGAGGCCGCGCAATAAGAAGCTGAGCCGCTTGCCTCAAGACCGGAGCAAGAACAGCTCTCCTTTAAATGGGAACTCATACTGA